A part of Fusarium graminearum PH-1 chromosome 3, whole genome shotgun sequence genomic DNA contains:
- a CDS encoding ubiquitin-conjugating enzyme E2-18 kDa, producing MAQSTAHRRLLQEYRALTNNPPEGITAGPISEDDLLHWECLIQGPEGTPFEGGVFPAELKFPKDYPLAPPSMRFLADVWHPNVYPSGLVCISILHPPGDDPNHYEHASERWSPIQSVEKILISVMSMLAEPNDESPANVEAAKMWRERRTEYENKVREGVRRMLGL from the exons ATGGCGCAGTCCACCGCCCACCGCCGCCTTCTCCAAGAGTACCGCGCGCTCACCAACAATCCACCAGAGGGCATCACCGCCGGCCCCATCTCAGAAGACGATCTCCTCCACTGGGAATGCCTTATCCAAGGTCCTGAGGGTACTCCCTTCGAGGGCGGTGTCTTCCCCGCTGAGCTCAAGTTCCCCAAGGACTATCCTCTTGCTCCGCCATCTATGCGCTTCCTCGCCGATGTGTGGCACCCAAATG TTTACCCCAGTGGTCTAGTCTGCATCTCTATCCTACATCCTCCCGGTGACGACCCCAACCACTACGAGCACGCTTCGGAACGATGGTCACCTATTCAAtctgttgagaagatcctcaTCTCTGTCATGAGCATGCTTGCTGAGCCCAACGACGAATCCCCGGCAAACGTCGAAGCAGCAAAGATGTGGCGAGAGCGACGCACCGAATACGAGAACAAGGTCCGTGAGGGTGTCAGGAGAATGCTGGGTCTATAA